The DNA sequence GGTGGCTTCCTGATCCTGGTCGTGGGCGGGTGAGCGCTCCCGCTTCCCGGATCGTCGCCGTGCTGGGCAGCGCTCTGCTGTTCGGTTGGGCCGTCCCCGCGGCCGGGGCCGGCCAGGTCGTGTCCGGGCACGTACGGGACGGCAGCACCGGCGAGTACATCGCCGATGCCACGGTGACGTTGATACGCGAGGACAGCGTTGCAGGTCTGTCCGTGGCCACGGGACCAGACGGGTACTTCCAGCTGCCGCTCCCCCGCCCCGACACCGTGCGCGTTCGGTTCGCCGCGCTCGGCTATGCCTCCTATACCAGTGAGCCACTGGCCGTCGCCACGCGCGAGATCGTGGAGGTCGAGGTTCGTCTCGCCGTGGACGCGCTCGAGCTGCCGCCGCTGGTGGTGGAGGCGCGTCGGCAGGACCGGCGCCGGCGCGCACTGCGGGAGTTCTATCGCCGCTACGACTCCGGTCAACGCACGGGGTTCGGAGTGTTCTTCACGAGGGAGGATCTGGAGGATGTGTCCTTCCTCTCCCATGAGTTCGTGAAGGTCCCGGGCCTGCGGTATCGGTACGGCCCGGAGGGGATGACCCTCGGGTCACGCATGTGTGGCGCGACCGTGTACTTGAACGGACTTCCCGTCGGATCCTCCGCCGTCGACGAGATCTGGCCGGAGGACCTGGAGGCCATCGAGATCTACCGGCGGGAATCCGAGATCCCGATCGATCTCAAACGACCCGGGAGTTGCACGGTGGTCGCGATGTGGACGCGCATCGGCACCGAGTCCTCCGGAGGACGCTACTGGCTGCGCATGGGACTGCTCGGCGCCCTGGTAGGCGGCTTCGTGGTCCTGGTCGCGGGGAACTGACGCGCTCCTCTTCAGTGCGCTCCTGGCCTCCGGTCCGCCACGACCCGGTTCCGGATGACGCCCACACCTTCGACCTCGACCTCGATCACGTCGCCCGGTTTCACTGCCTGCGTGCTTCCCGGCGTGCCTGTGAAGATCAGGTCCCCCGGTTCCAGCGTGACATAGCGGCTGACGTAACTCACGATGGTCGGCACGTCGAAGATCAGGTCGACGGTTCGCTGATGTTGCCGCACCTCTCCGTTCACGCGCGTCTCCACCAACAGGTCGTCGTAGTTCAAGCCCGTGACCAACATCGGGCCCACGGGACCGAACCCGTCCGAGGCCTTCGCCCGCAGCCACTGGAGGTCGTTGGCCTGCCAGTCGCGCTCGCTGACGTCGTTTCCTGCCATCGCCCCCAGGATGTGTTCGTAGGCGTCCTCAGGAGCGATGTGGCTGGCCCGCTTGCCGATGACCAGCACCATCTCCCCTTCGTAGTGCAGGTTGCCGGCATCGGCCGGGTAGACGATGTCCGCGCTGGGCCCGCTGATCGAGCTGGGGTACTTGGCGAAAAGCCCTGGATAGGTGGCTCCAGGGCGCTCGCCCAGATGGCTCTTGTAGTTGAGCCCCACGGCGATGACCTTGCCGGGCACCACCGGCGCCAGCAGCTGCACCTCAGAGAGGGCGTGCGAGCGTCCCGTTCGCCGCGGGTTGGAAAAGTAGTCCCCGGAGAGCTCCTGGACGCGGTCGCCTTCGACGATGCCGTAGGCCACGCCGGCCGAAGTTTCGAAGCGCACATAGCGCGTGACCGCCTGCGCACGGAGCACGAGGGGCATCGCCAGGGCCAGTAGCGCGGTACCCAGCAACGGAACAGCTCTCGGAACGAGCGACATCGGGGCCTCTCGGGTCAGGGTGGCGACTGCGTCATGGTGCGACTCCGTTCCAACTCCGTCCAGAGGGGCGCCATGGGGTCTGCCACGCGCAGGCCCTCCACGAGTACGGACCGGGCGGCAACGGGATCCCCGGTCTGGAGCAACACCCGGCTCGCCACCACGTAGCCGTGCGGGCTCCCCGGGTATACCTCCACCGCACGGCTCGCCAACTCCCGAGCCCGCTCCACATTGCCCACCAGGGCCTCGAACTGCGCGGCCTCCGTCAGCAGCGAGAAATGCCTGGGAACGAGACGGAGCGCCCGCTCGAAGTCTGCGCGCGCGTCCTCGGTCCGCCCCTGCTCCATCGCTCGCAGGGCATGGGCCCGTAGGACGAGGTGGGATTCGGGATGAGATGCCTCGAGGCTCGCCATGACTGCCGCGCTGTCCCTCCACACGGGCACCCGCCACGTGGAGCGCAGCGCCAGGAGCGCAGCAACGACCAACACACCGGCCACGAAGGCGCGGACGGGAGCGCGTGCGGGAAACCAGGATCCGAACGCCGCGACCGCACAGGCCAGCCCCACGGACGGGAGGTAGAGCGTCCGCTCCGCAAGGAGCACCCCGGCGGGGACCAACAGGTTGGAGACGGGGAGGAGCACCACCACGATCCAGGCCAGCCCGAGGCTTGCCAACGGTGCCCGGATCCGCAGGCTCCACGCGCCGCCCACCAAGGCCACCAGCAGGAGTGTGCCCAGCGCCACCAGGGCATCGAGACCCCCCGCCGGAAAGCGCACCGCCGGGCCGTAGTCTGCCACGAGATCGATGGGCAGGATCAGCAGACGTGCGTAGTCCAACCAGACCCCCAGGCCGGTCCAGACGCGAGCTGCGGTGGGCAACCCGAGAAGCTCCGGCGCCGGAACCTCACCTCGGAGCGATCCCACGACCTGGAGGCGAAGCGACAACATCCAAAGGAGCACGGCCGAGAGCAGAGCGACGGCCGGCACCGCGCGGACCAGCGAGCGACGCTCGATCAGCGTGATCAGAACGACGAGGGCGGGCAGGGTGACAGCGATCTCCTTGGCGCCCAGGCCGAGCGCGTAGCTCGCGCCCACCCCGAGCAGAAGCAGCACGCGCTCCCCCACGCGCTCGGACGCGAGCCAACGCTGGTAGAGAAGGCATCCGGTCAGCACGAAGAAGCCCGCGAGGAGCTCGGTCTGGCCAACGACATTGGCGACCGCTTCCACGTGCACCGGGTGCGCCGCGAAGACCGCCGCACCGGCCCAGGCGGCCCATCTCGGGGCCCAGGCCCGCAGCAGTCCGAACAGCAGCAGCACCACCCCGACGTGCAGCAGCAGGGAAACTGCGTGGAACAGCAGGGGGCGTTCCCCCCAGAGGGCCCATTGGAGGGCCAGAGCCGCAGAGGCGACGGGCCGGTAGAGTCCGCTCCCACTGAACGTGAACGCGTCCGGCCACCAGGGCGCGCGCAACGCAGCCACCCATTCCCCAGCCTGGACACGCGGATTCGAGAGCACGATGAAGGCGTCGTCCCAGGCAAACCCGTTGGCGAGCGCTCCCAGGTAGGGGACCAGGGCCAGCAGCAGCAGTGAGGGAACCGCGAGGCGGTCCCATCCGGTCAGGGGCGATCTCGAGGACTGGACTACCAACGATCTCTCGCGCTGGAGGGGGCGCACGGGAGAGCGCGCGCCGAACGGGCGGATGGGACCGCGCAAGCTAGCGACTGCCCGACGAGGGGTCGATGAGGACCGGCGCCGGGCCTCCGGCCGACCCTCCGGGGTCGCTTTTCCAGCAGGGCCGGGTCCGGTACCTTTCGGCCCCCATGAACCCACGTGTCGCCGAGAGCCCCGCCGAACCCGAGACCGCCGCGCCGCCGGCCTGGAGCACGGCACGGGCCGAGGAACTGTACCGCCTTCACCTCTGGGGGAAGGGCTACGTCGGGATCTCTGCGCGCGGCACCGTCGAGGTGTATCCGGACAAGGACCCCGCCCGCTCCATCGATCTGCACGAGATCGTGCTCGGGCTCGAGGAGCGCGGGTTCGAGCCTCCGCTGCTCATTCGCCTCTCCGATCTGCTCGACCACCGACTGCGCGAGCTGCGCAGTGCCTTCGACGACGCGATCCGCCAGGTCGAGTATTCGGGGCAATACACCTGCGTCTACCCGATCAAGGTCAACCAGCAGCGACATATCTGTGAGGAGATCCGCGACCTGGGCTCCGAGCTGGGCTTCGGCCTGGAGGCGGGCTCGATCCCGGAGCTGCTGGCGGTATTGGCACTCACCAGCGGGCACGAGCAGATGCCCATCATCTGCAACGGCTTCAAGGATCACGAATTCATCGAAATGGTGATCCTCGCCACGAAGCTGGGCCGCAGGATCGTCCCAGTGGTGGAGCGCTTTCACGAGCTCGAGCTGATCATGCGCTACGCTCGCCGCTACCAGGTGCGGCCGCGCATCGGAATGCGGGTCAAGCTGTCGGCCAAGGGCGTGGGGCGCTGGGAGCACTCGGCCGGAGTGCGGGGCAAGTTCGGACTCTCGGTGAGCGAGATCCTGCGGGGGATCGAGAAGCTTCGCGAGCACGACCTCCTCGATTGTCTCGAGTTGCTGCACTGCCACATCGGATCCCAGGTCTTCGACATCCGCAGTATCAAGAACGCCGTGAGCGAGCTGGCCCACGTCTACTGCGGCATGGTCAAGCAAGGCGCGCCCATGGGGTACCTCGACCTGGGCGGCGGCATGGGAGTCGACTACGACGGGTCACAATCCGCCAGTGAATCGTCCATCAACTACACCGTGCAGGAGTACGCCACGGACGTGGTCTATCGCGTCCAGAACGTGTGCGACGACGCCGGGGTACCGCATCCCCACCTCATCACGGAGTCGGGTCGCGCCCTCACGGCGTACTCCAGCGTCCTGGTGTGCGACGTGCTCGGCGCCCGGCGTATGGACGCGCGCATCGACCTCGACACCATCCAGGCCCTGGTCCGGAGCGAAGGCGACGAGGTTCCCCAGCCGCTGTTGGATCTGCTGGACGTGTACGAGAGGGTCAGCAGCGGAGGCCTGGTCGAGCTCTACCACGATGCGACCCACGCGCGGGAAGAGGCGATGACCCTCTTCGGGTTGGGCTACACCAGCCTTCCCGTGCGCGCCGCCACCGAGGAGTTGTTCTGGGCCATCGGCCGGATCCTGCTGGACCGTGCCGGTGAGGACCTGCCGGACGAGCTGTCCGACCTGCCCGCGCTGCTCGGAGACATCTACTTCTGCAACTTCTCCATCTTCCAGTCCGTCCCGGACTCGTGGGGGATCGATCAACTGTTTCCGATCGTCCCTCTGCATCGGCTGGATGAGGAGCCCACCCGGCGTGGCGTCCTCGCGGATCTGACGTGCGACTCGGACGGAAAGATCGACCGGTTCGTCGACCCCTACGAGGAGAAGCGCACCCTGGAGTTGCACGAGCTGCGCGAGGTTCCGTCCAATGGGAACGGGCTGCCCGACACCGAGCCCTACTATCTGGGGATCTTCCTCGTCGGTGCCTACCAGGAGATCCTGGGCGACCTGCACAATCTCCTCGGCGATACCCACGCCGTGCACGTTCGCCTGGATGGGGACGGGGAACCGGTGATCGAGGAGATCGTGGAGGGGGACACGGTCGAAGAGGTGCTCCGCTACGTGCAGTACGACCCTCCCCAGATGAAGCAGGCCCTGCGCAAGGACGTGGAGCGCGCCATTCGGGACCGACGCCTCACCGTGCAGGAGGGACGGCAGTTCCTGTCGGCCTACGACGCCGGCCTCGAGGGTTATACCTACCTGGAGACGGACGACGAATAGGGCCTCGGCCCCGCGGCGCCCCCCTCCTCGCCCGACTCTTGCGAAGCACCTCGGTCCCCGCCAGATTCGCCTGGTTGAAAACGATTCTCAAACCCCGGTAGGATCCCAGCCGCTGGGAGCCTGGGCGCCACGATGAAGCGACGCCTCCCCACGACCACCGTTCCTTCGGTCGCCGGTCTCCGGAATGGAGAGACCGCGGAGTTGTCGCGCCTCAACGTGGATCCCGAGGCGGCGATCCGCTTGATGGAGCTGGGGCTGATCCCGGGGTGCCGGATCCTGATGGAACGACGGGCGCCCGGGGGCGCCTGTGTCTGTCGGGTGGACGGATGTCTCCTGGCCCTGCGCCGCGAGACGGCCGAGCGGCTCGAGGTGGCTCCGGCCGTTTGACCCGCAGTCCATGAACCAACCCCCCGGGGGGACGCCGGTCTCCACGCTCGCTCCTCCGGCGTCGATCCAACCCCTGGTGGCGCTGGTCGGCCCTCCCAACGCCGGCAAGTCGACGCTCTTCAACCAGCTCACCGGCCTGCGCCAGAAGGTGGCCAACTACCCGGGGGTGACGGTGGAGCGCCGGGTGGGCGAGGCCCGTCTCCCGACCGGGGCCCGTGTGGAGCTCGTCGACCTTCCCGGCATCTACGGCTTCAGCGCTGGCAGCCTGGACGAACGCATTGCGCGCGACGCCCTGTCCGGCACGCTCCCCGGCCTACGTAAGCCCGACGCCCTCATTCTGATCCTGGACGTCACGCAACTGGCACGTCATCTCGTGCTGGCGTCGTCGGTGCTCGAGCTGCTGGACATCCCGGCCATGGTCGTGCTGAACATGGCGGACGAGTTGGAGCGGGGTCGAGGCGAGATCGACACC is a window from the Gemmatimonadota bacterium genome containing:
- the speA gene encoding biosynthetic arginine decarboxylase, producing MNPRVAESPAEPETAAPPAWSTARAEELYRLHLWGKGYVGISARGTVEVYPDKDPARSIDLHEIVLGLEERGFEPPLLIRLSDLLDHRLRELRSAFDDAIRQVEYSGQYTCVYPIKVNQQRHICEEIRDLGSELGFGLEAGSIPELLAVLALTSGHEQMPIICNGFKDHEFIEMVILATKLGRRIVPVVERFHELELIMRYARRYQVRPRIGMRVKLSAKGVGRWEHSAGVRGKFGLSVSEILRGIEKLREHDLLDCLELLHCHIGSQVFDIRSIKNAVSELAHVYCGMVKQGAPMGYLDLGGGMGVDYDGSQSASESSINYTVQEYATDVVYRVQNVCDDAGVPHPHLITESGRALTAYSSVLVCDVLGARRMDARIDLDTIQALVRSEGDEVPQPLLDLLDVYERVSSGGLVELYHDATHAREEAMTLFGLGYTSLPVRAATEELFWAIGRILLDRAGEDLPDELSDLPALLGDIYFCNFSIFQSVPDSWGIDQLFPIVPLHRLDEEPTRRGVLADLTCDSDGKIDRFVDPYEEKRTLELHELREVPSNGNGLPDTEPYYLGIFLVGAYQEILGDLHNLLGDTHAVHVRLDGDGEPVIEEIVEGDTVEEVLRYVQYDPPQMKQALRKDVERAIRDRRLTVQEGRQFLSAYDAGLEGYTYLETDDE
- a CDS encoding fumarylacetoacetate hydrolase family protein; protein product: MSLVPRAVPLLGTALLALAMPLVLRAQAVTRYVRFETSAGVAYGIVEGDRVQELSGDYFSNPRRTGRSHALSEVQLLAPVVPGKVIAVGLNYKSHLGERPGATYPGLFAKYPSSISGPSADIVYPADAGNLHYEGEMVLVIGKRASHIAPEDAYEHILGAMAGNDVSERDWQANDLQWLRAKASDGFGPVGPMLVTGLNYDDLLVETRVNGEVRQHQRTVDLIFDVPTIVSYVSRYVTLEPGDLIFTGTPGSTQAVKPGDVIEVEVEGVGVIRNRVVADRRPGAH
- a CDS encoding FeoA family protein; translated protein: MKRRLPTTTVPSVAGLRNGETAELSRLNVDPEAAIRLMELGLIPGCRILMERRAPGGACVCRVDGCLLALRRETAERLEVAPAV
- a CDS encoding tetratricopeptide repeat protein — protein: MVVQSSRSPLTGWDRLAVPSLLLLALVPYLGALANGFAWDDAFIVLSNPRVQAGEWVAALRAPWWPDAFTFSGSGLYRPVASAALALQWALWGERPLLFHAVSLLLHVGVVLLLFGLLRAWAPRWAAWAGAAVFAAHPVHVEAVANVVGQTELLAGFFVLTGCLLYQRWLASERVGERVLLLLGVGASYALGLGAKEIAVTLPALVVLITLIERRSLVRAVPAVALLSAVLLWMLSLRLQVVGSLRGEVPAPELLGLPTAARVWTGLGVWLDYARLLILPIDLVADYGPAVRFPAGGLDALVALGTLLLVALVGGAWSLRIRAPLASLGLAWIVVVLLPVSNLLVPAGVLLAERTLYLPSVGLACAVAAFGSWFPARAPVRAFVAGVLVVAALLALRSTWRVPVWRDSAAVMASLEASHPESHLVLRAHALRAMEQGRTEDARADFERALRLVPRHFSLLTEAAQFEALVGNVERARELASRAVEVYPGSPHGYVVASRVLLQTGDPVAARSVLVEGLRVADPMAPLWTELERSRTMTQSPP
- a CDS encoding carboxypeptidase-like regulatory domain-containing protein — translated: MSAPASRIVAVLGSALLFGWAVPAAGAGQVVSGHVRDGSTGEYIADATVTLIREDSVAGLSVATGPDGYFQLPLPRPDTVRVRFAALGYASYTSEPLAVATREIVEVEVRLAVDALELPPLVVEARRQDRRRRALREFYRRYDSGQRTGFGVFFTREDLEDVSFLSHEFVKVPGLRYRYGPEGMTLGSRMCGATVYLNGLPVGSSAVDEIWPEDLEAIEIYRRESEIPIDLKRPGSCTVVAMWTRIGTESSGGRYWLRMGLLGALVGGFVVLVAGN